Genomic DNA from Peribacillus simplex NBRC 15720 = DSM 1321:
GTGCCTTTCAGTCCGTTCTGCTCCATGTAATGTCGAATAGCAATGGCTGCGGCAAGCGATCCTGACCCCAGAAGATTATGTCCGCATCCATGCCCATTTCCACCCTCGACGATTGCTTCCTTGGCAGCAACTCCGGCTTTTTGGCTTAATCCAGATAGGGCGTCGTATTCTCCCAATATTGCAATCACAGGTTTCCCACTTCCATAGCTTCCCACAAAAGCGGTTTCAATGTCCCCTGCTTGTCGTTTGACTTGAAATCCCTCTTCCTCAAGCGTTGTACATAAAAGATCTGCCGACTGAAATTCTTCATATTTTGTTTCGCAAAACCCCCAAATTTTATCGCTTAATTCAATTAATATCTCTCTCTTTTGCTCGATAATGTTAGATATGGTTTTATGATAACTCAAATGTTTCACTCCACTTCTTTAAATAATTTATCAAATATCTGACTTACTTGAACAGTTTAGAATAGGCTTTTAAGGCTTTAATATATTTACTAGTGATTGCATTTGTTGGAGCACAGAGAAAGCGGACTGACCCTATCGTTTTGAAAACGGTTTAGGAGGTGGAATCTATTATCTATAATGTCAGCTACGCGACTATCCTGGATATTAGGCACGTCTAATCGGAGAGGGCTTTACACCCAGTGGAATCAACGATTGATACACTTCTCCACCTAATTGCTTTTTATGTTCAGCCTTCGCTTTTTCGATGAGTTCAGGATTCTGCATTGCTTCTATAGCTGAGGCAGCAATGACTTTTCCTGCTAACAACATACCTTTGTGGGCAATGGAGGATTTTCCCTGAGCCACCAATTGCCAACTGTGAAATGGTGATCCAAAAGCACATGTCGCTACATATATTTGTCCTGTAGGCACAATCCAGCTTACATCCCCAACATCAGTAGACGATGCGAGAAATCCCGGTTCAAACGAATACTCGTTAACTTTATCCGATAGCACTTTTCCATTATTATTCCGGATTGCTTTCTTTTCTTCTTCTGAAAAAGTAGCCTGAATGGACTTAGAAAAATCAATCTCTTCTTGGGTATAAGATTCAGCCCCAATTTGTTTGAAATGATTGTGCATTAGAGAGCCCAAGGTGATGTTGGGGATCAAATCCGCAGAAGCCCCATCAAATTGAATGTCCACTTGTGTTCCTGTCATCAGGGCTGCTCCCCGGGCTACATTGAAAATACGTTCACTTATTTCACTTACTTGATGCATCTTAGGGGCTCGGATTTTATATAGTACTTCAGCTTCCGCCTGAACAACATTGGGCGCAGAACCACCGGCGTTTGTTATCGCATAATGTAATCGAGCATCTGGAATGATATGCTCCCTTAAAAAATTTGCTCCCACATTCATTAATTCCACTGCATCTAAAGCACTTCGACCTAAATGAGGGCTAAACGAAGCATGGGTACTTAACCCTTTGAATTTAAAATAAACTTGACTGGTAGCTAGCATCCTAGCATTATAAGCAAGATTCTCATCCCAAGGATGCCATGTAAACGCAATGTCTACATCATTGAATAGACCGGCTCTAGCCATATGCGCTTTTCCGCCACCTCCTTCTTCCGCAGGGCAACCATAATAGCGCACGGTGCCTTTCAGTCCGTTCTGCTCCATGTAATGTCGAATAGCAATGGCTGCGGCAAGCGATCCTGATCCCAGAAGATTGTGTCCGCATCCATGCCCGTTTCCGTCCTCGACGATCGCTTCCTTGGTAGCTACTCCGGCTTTTTGGCTTAATCCTGGTAGGGCGTCGTATTCTCCCAAAATCGCAATCACAGGTTTCCCACTTCCATAACTTCCCACAAAAGCGGTTTCAATGTCTCCTGCATGTCGTTTAACCTGAAATCCCTCTTCCTCAAGCGTTGTACATAAAAGAGCTGCAGACTGAAATTCTTCATATTTTGTTTCGTAAAATCCCCAAATTTTATCGCTTACATGGACGAGTTTCTTTCTCTTTTGCTCGATAATGTTAGATATGGTTTCATGATAACTCAATTGTTTCACTCCAATTTTATTCGAATAATTTATCAAATTTGACCTACTTGAACAGTTTAGGACGCTTTATTTATATAAACATCAGCAGAAAAGCTATTATTGGTCAATTGAAACAAATTCACCAGTTTGTGAAATATCTTCTCGATTCTGTTCGACATTATTCCACACTATTTACTAGCCACTGCGGTAGTCTCATTCAGGTCATCTATTTTCTTTTTGGTGTTAATCGTAATCCCTACAATTAATACGGCGAGGGCGGAAGCTACCAAAAACATAAACGCTACATTATAGTTCTGATCAAAAGCATTAATCAGAAAACCCATAATCGTTGGAGTAAGAATGGAACCGATCTGAGCACCGGTATTAATAATACCCGTAGCTGTTCCTACCGAATCTTCCGAAATATGTTTGAGAGGCAAAACAAACACAGTAATATTCATTGCATTTAGGAACACATTAGACAAAGACAAATACGTAAAGGCAAGTGGAATCGATTGCGAATTGAACATCAGGTAGATGAAAATTGCAGAAAGAAATGCGCCGATAATAAACATATATTTCTCTCGTCCGACCATGAATTTATCCAAGATCCAACCACTTACAAGAAAAGATATAAATCCTAGAATATAAGGAATCGATGAGTAAGCTCCCATAGAGACCATGTCCATACCTTTTACCTTTACCCAGTAAGATGGTAGCCAGCTTTGTAGTCCCCAAAATACAATATTAGTAAAGAAAGCAGCTATCATCAATTTCCAAATCAATGGAAGTTTCAATAATGACTTAATAGGAACTTTATTTTGTTTTTTTACCTTTTGAGTATCTTTTTTCTCTTCCGATGACTGAAGGACAAACCAAAAGATTACAGCAAGTAGGATACCTATCACACCAAAAACGAAAAACATCCAATTCCAACCAATA
This window encodes:
- a CDS encoding M20 family metallopeptidase, which translates into the protein MSYHETISNIIEQKRKKLVHVSDKIWGFYETKYEEFQSAALLCTTLEEEGFQVKRHAGDIETAFVGSYGSGKPVIAILGEYDALPGLSQKAGVATKEAIVEDGNGHGCGHNLLGSGSLAAAIAIRHYMEQNGLKGTVRYYGCPAEEGGGGKAHMARAGLFNDVDIAFTWHPWDENLAYNARMLATSQVYFKFKGLSTHASFSPHLGRSALDAVELMNVGANFLREHIIPDARLHYAITNAGGSAPNVVQAEAEVLYKIRAPKMHQVSEISERIFNVARGAALMTGTQVDIQFDGASADLIPNITLGSLMHNHFKQIGAESYTQEEIDFSKSIQATFSEEEKKAIRNNNGKVLSDKVNEYSFEPGFLASSTDVGDVSWIVPTGQIYVATCAFGSPFHSWQLVAQGKSSIAHKGMLLAGKVIAASAIEAMQNPELIEKAKAEHKKQLGGEVYQSLIPLGVKPSPIRRA
- a CDS encoding MFS transporter translates to MKKTLGSKKKFIILLLLFLAQIVCFIDKTAMNFAIIPISKELNLTSDKAGLILSSFFLSYAIMQFVGGYLADKWGVKKVLTGAITIWSIATILTGMARSSSTLIASRFLLGVGEGAFPASASVAIVDNFQKQTRARAKSVISAGASVGFAVGSVAVTLLLTSIGWNWMFFVFGVIGILLAVIFWFVLQSSEEKKDTQKVKKQNKVPIKSLLKLPLIWKLMIAAFFTNIVFWGLQSWLPSYWVKVKGMDMVSMGAYSSIPYILGFISFLVSGWILDKFMVGREKYMFIIGAFLSAIFIYLMFNSQSIPLAFTYLSLSNVFLNAMNITVFVLPLKHISEDSVGTATGIINTGAQIGSILTPTIMGFLINAFDQNYNVAFMFLVASALAVLIVGITINTKKKIDDLNETTAVASK